From a region of the Paenibacillus sp. R14(2021) genome:
- a CDS encoding MSMEG_0567/Sll0786 family nitrogen starvation N-acetyltransferase yields MAASEAELNAAHALRNQVFVEEQGLFDVTDEDEHDPEAIHLNAWRGATILMGTVRCYPDKHEKGTWWGGRLAVMEAYRLRGIGVYLIEAAVEAMENRGVERFLAQVQEQNTELFKKLGWRSLGEQQLIRGHLHQLMEAELYVHDAQSSRRRRLTGQ; encoded by the coding sequence ATGGCAGCAAGCGAAGCGGAATTGAATGCGGCGCATGCACTTCGCAATCAAGTGTTTGTCGAGGAACAAGGCTTGTTCGACGTAACGGACGAAGACGAGCATGATCCGGAAGCCATCCATTTGAATGCTTGGCGGGGCGCAACCATACTCATGGGCACCGTGCGATGTTATCCCGACAAGCACGAGAAAGGGACCTGGTGGGGCGGACGACTAGCGGTGATGGAAGCGTACCGGCTGCGGGGCATCGGTGTTTATCTGATCGAAGCCGCCGTAGAAGCGATGGAGAACCGCGGGGTTGAGCGATTTCTCGCACAGGTGCAGGAGCAGAATACGGAATTGTTCAAGAAACTGGGTTGGCGAAGCCTAGGTGAACAGCAGCTCATACGGGGTCATCTACATCAACTAATGGAGGCTGAGTTATATGTGCATGATGCACAATCAAGCAGGCGCCGCAGGCTTACCGGGCAATAA
- a CDS encoding MSMEG_0568 family radical SAM protein encodes MEDKKGSLPDAGAAAALEQAFRLVDLQNKGIRSSNALASGRRGGAGPTDDAAFQFGGQTVMLPVFNGPAEDSPYSLLEGEDGFKLQFEGKTLMYLDPVARPNFYDLSTADGIPYNKIAALHSSDVLASTVIQSCIRWDPNDRCKFCAIGHSLAAGSTVAKKSPAQLAEVVAAAERLDGIRQITLTTGTPNETDRGALHLTECVKAIRKVSRLPIQVQCEPPEDAEWYWRLKEAGANTIGLHVESFDEDVRREMMPSKSSITLETYFDAFEKAVAVFGRNQVTTYVILGMGEDAEKTIVGCSRAAALGVYPFVVPLRPLRGTMLEFAKPPTSAYMDDMYRKVADLLSAASLSSADSMAGCAKCGACSALPSFEKNKAPGVMG; translated from the coding sequence ATGGAGGATAAGAAAGGATCGCTGCCGGATGCTGGCGCAGCGGCTGCGCTTGAGCAGGCGTTCCGTCTAGTCGACTTACAGAACAAGGGCATTCGGTCTTCCAATGCGCTTGCCTCCGGCAGACGCGGGGGAGCGGGACCGACAGACGATGCGGCATTTCAATTCGGCGGTCAGACCGTCATGCTGCCGGTATTTAACGGGCCGGCGGAAGATTCGCCGTATTCGCTGCTCGAAGGCGAGGATGGCTTCAAGCTTCAGTTCGAAGGCAAGACGCTTATGTACCTGGACCCCGTAGCAAGACCGAATTTCTATGACCTCAGCACGGCGGACGGGATCCCGTATAACAAAATCGCAGCGCTTCACAGCTCGGATGTGCTGGCCAGCACGGTCATCCAATCGTGTATCCGCTGGGATCCTAACGACCGCTGCAAGTTCTGCGCCATCGGCCACTCGCTCGCAGCCGGCTCGACGGTCGCCAAGAAATCGCCGGCACAATTAGCCGAGGTCGTGGCAGCGGCCGAGCGGCTTGACGGCATTCGGCAGATTACGCTGACGACGGGTACGCCGAATGAAACCGACCGCGGCGCGCTTCATTTAACCGAATGCGTGAAGGCGATCCGCAAGGTTAGCCGCCTGCCGATTCAAGTGCAGTGCGAGCCGCCGGAGGACGCCGAATGGTACTGGCGGTTGAAGGAGGCCGGCGCGAACACGATCGGCTTGCATGTCGAGTCCTTCGACGAAGACGTGCGGCGCGAGATGATGCCTTCCAAGTCGAGCATCACGCTGGAAACGTATTTCGACGCGTTCGAGAAGGCTGTCGCCGTGTTCGGCAGGAACCAGGTCACGACTTATGTCATTCTCGGCATGGGCGAGGACGCCGAGAAGACGATTGTCGGCTGCTCAAGAGCCGCGGCGCTGGGGGTTTACCCGTTCGTCGTGCCGCTTCGTCCGCTGCGGGGAACGATGCTCGAATTTGCGAAGCCGCCAACATCCGCTTACATGGATGATATGTATCGCAAGGTTGCGGATCTGCTGTCGGCAGCAAGCCTATCTTCCGCCGATAGCATGGCGGGCTGCGCGAAATGCGGTGCCTGCTCGGCGCTGCCGTCCTTCGAGAAAAATAAAGCGCCCGGGGTGATGGGATGA
- a CDS encoding PLP-dependent aminotransferase family protein: MVRKTGSAAGLSKYKQIANHIEQRILSGEFPSGSWLPSERNLASELNVNRSTIIAAYDELYAAGIVKRMKGIGTQVNTSIWSEDPYKRLPDWEQYASGGFFKQNNPVNRQIHQFVQSDRQVINFAIGELSPDLLPVSLMQDAHHTLEIDRYLGYEHFQGNLRLRDTLSDHLKTYRRIASPASSLLVTSGAQQALHLIIQSLLSPGDNVIIEDPSYAHSLPIFHSSGLRTFPLPVNQDGIDPDEIIAIHKKHRIKMIFVNPNFHNPTGTLMSMEKRLRLLEISTTYGIPIVEDDPYSLTHFEGEHVPTLKSLDRDGTVIYVSSLSKIIASGLRIGWIAGPHAIIQRMADVKQQIDFGHPSYPQWIAAQLLASDQFESHIRALRRGLKQKRDQIIESLEKYFAGQVTYEVPEGGIHLWCKINHDAAEHQLFKEAVQQGVVFAPGSTLGSSCAHMRLTFSRADDDRIEDGIRLLSEAARRCGGIR; encoded by the coding sequence ATGGTGCGCAAAACGGGGAGTGCGGCAGGCTTATCGAAATATAAGCAAATAGCTAATCACATCGAACAGCGTATTCTAAGCGGGGAATTCCCTTCGGGAAGCTGGCTCCCTTCCGAGCGGAACCTGGCTTCCGAATTGAACGTCAATCGAAGCACGATCATTGCCGCGTATGATGAACTGTATGCCGCGGGGATCGTCAAGCGGATGAAGGGCATCGGCACGCAGGTGAACACGAGCATCTGGTCGGAAGACCCTTACAAGCGGCTGCCCGATTGGGAACAGTATGCAAGCGGCGGTTTTTTCAAGCAGAACAACCCCGTCAACCGCCAGATTCATCAATTCGTCCAATCGGACCGCCAGGTCATTAATTTTGCGATCGGCGAATTAAGTCCTGATTTGCTGCCCGTTTCATTGATGCAGGATGCGCACCATACGTTGGAGATCGACCGGTACTTGGGATATGAACATTTCCAAGGGAACCTGCGTCTGCGCGATACCCTCTCCGATCACCTCAAGACGTACCGCCGCATTGCATCGCCGGCTTCCTCGCTGCTGGTCACGTCCGGCGCTCAACAAGCACTTCACCTGATCATCCAAAGTCTGCTTAGTCCCGGCGATAACGTCATCATCGAAGATCCGTCTTATGCGCATTCGCTTCCGATCTTTCACTCCTCGGGGCTTAGAACCTTCCCGCTTCCTGTCAATCAGGACGGCATCGATCCGGACGAAATCATCGCCATTCATAAGAAGCACCGCATCAAGATGATCTTCGTCAATCCGAATTTTCACAATCCGACCGGTACGCTGATGAGCATGGAGAAGCGGCTGCGGCTGCTTGAGATCTCCACGACCTACGGCATTCCGATCGTGGAAGACGACCCTTACAGCCTGACGCATTTCGAAGGTGAGCATGTGCCGACCTTGAAGTCGCTGGATCGCGACGGAACCGTTATCTATGTGAGCTCGCTTTCCAAAATCATTGCTTCCGGCCTTCGGATCGGATGGATTGCCGGGCCGCATGCCATTATCCAGCGCATGGCGGACGTGAAGCAGCAGATCGACTTCGGCCATCCCAGCTATCCGCAGTGGATTGCAGCCCAGCTGCTTGCTTCGGACCAGTTCGAGTCTCACATTCGTGCGCTTCGCCGAGGCCTGAAGCAGAAGAGGGATCAAATCATCGAATCGCTGGAGAAGTATTTCGCGGGCCAAGTCACGTATGAAGTGCCGGAAGGCGGCATCCATCTCTGGTGCAAAATCAACCACGATGCGGCGGAGCATCAGTTGTTCAAGGAAGCCGTGCAGCAAGGGGTCGTCTTCGCGCCTGGAAGTACGCTTGGCTCATCCTGCGCTCATATGCGCCTAACCTTCAGCCGCGCGGACGACGATCGAATCGAGGACGGCATTCGCCTTTTATCCGAAGCGGCGAGGAGATGCGGCGGGATTCGATGA
- a CDS encoding HAD family hydrolase — MIKAAIFDLDGTLLDRDRSLRSFVAKQHERLAAFRHVEKETFVNRFVALDRKGYVWKDKVYQALVEEFETESHWEDLLADYEANFRHHCIGFSNMREILDDLKIREVKLGLITNGLTAFQTHNIHALGIAPYFDVILISEAEGIRKPDPAIFERALDRLSVQSHEAVYIGDHPVNDVRASSAVGMRSVWKEDLDYEEPPEADWVIRDLIEIGKIIERKTAQD, encoded by the coding sequence ATGATAAAAGCAGCAATATTCGATTTGGATGGTACATTGCTGGATCGAGACCGTTCGTTGAGAAGCTTCGTGGCAAAGCAGCACGAGCGCCTAGCAGCCTTCCGTCATGTCGAGAAAGAAACGTTCGTAAACCGGTTCGTTGCGCTTGATCGTAAAGGCTATGTATGGAAGGACAAGGTCTATCAAGCATTGGTCGAAGAGTTTGAGACGGAGAGCCATTGGGAGGACCTGTTGGCGGATTATGAGGCAAACTTCAGGCATCATTGCATCGGTTTTTCGAATATGCGGGAGATTCTGGATGATTTGAAGATTCGCGAGGTCAAGCTTGGGCTCATTACGAATGGGCTTACCGCTTTTCAAACCCATAACATTCATGCGCTGGGCATTGCGCCTTACTTCGACGTCATTTTGATTTCGGAAGCGGAAGGGATTAGAAAGCCTGATCCGGCGATTTTCGAACGCGCGTTAGATCGGCTGAGCGTCCAATCCCATGAAGCGGTCTACATCGGCGACCATCCGGTGAATGACGTCAGAGCCAGCAGCGCCGTCGGCATGCGTTCCGTCTGGAAAGAAGATCTTGATTACGAGGAACCGCCGGAGGCCGATTGGGTCATTCGCGATCTTATTGAAATTGGTAAAATAATTGAGCGAAAGACAGCTCAAGATTAG
- a CDS encoding histidine phosphatase family protein, translated as MTTFYLIRHGEPEWDLNERYKLRGHGRDLVPLTSLGIQQVYQTSRDERLAHAQLIVSSPYTRALQTAAILFKELKLDIQVEFDLREWQPDLSFRYDTLTQLHELGSDYDRNNGIYPEGEARLWESKPMMKSRIDGVIDKYLHYEYVILAGHGMAFRTQYDIEEIPHASIIEVKK; from the coding sequence ATGACAACCTTCTATCTGATTCGTCACGGAGAGCCGGAGTGGGATTTGAACGAACGGTATAAATTGAGGGGGCATGGAAGAGACTTAGTGCCTCTGACTTCGCTTGGCATTCAGCAAGTCTATCAAACTTCAAGGGATGAGCGATTAGCGCATGCGCAATTAATCGTCTCCTCGCCTTACACGCGAGCGCTTCAGACCGCTGCGATTCTATTCAAAGAATTAAAGCTGGACATTCAGGTTGAATTCGATTTGAGAGAGTGGCAGCCTGATTTGTCCTTTCGATATGACACCTTAACGCAGCTTCATGAGCTTGGCTCCGACTATGATCGAAACAATGGGATTTATCCGGAAGGGGAAGCCCGGCTGTGGGAATCCAAACCGATGATGAAATCGCGGATAGACGGCGTTATAGATAAGTATTTGCATTATGAATATGTCATCCTAGCAGGGCATGGAATGGCATTCCGAACGCAGTATGACATCGAAGAAATTCCGCATGCCTCGATTATTGAGGTTAAGAAATGA
- a CDS encoding DUF421 domain-containing protein: MLITIKLVTAFFGLWFITKLLGKKEISQLTLFDFISSLMLSELVGNTIYDREVHFMMLVYALALWLALSLALEKIVQLLPWLSVPLSGRPDIIIRNGVIDVRAMRRNKLDMHQIGMLLREQSVFSVREVAYAIFETNGNLSVMRKSSEAPPARGELDLPEQPVSLPRILMDQGYVQHDELRELGRDEAWLLQQLQLQGIKRIKDVFYAEWSESEGLFVQKK, translated from the coding sequence ATGTTGATTACCATTAAATTGGTAACGGCTTTTTTCGGATTATGGTTCATTACCAAGCTGCTGGGGAAGAAAGAAATTTCCCAGCTGACGCTGTTCGATTTTATTTCCTCCTTGATGCTGAGCGAGCTGGTGGGGAACACGATTTACGACCGAGAGGTTCACTTCATGATGCTTGTCTACGCCTTAGCCCTATGGCTGGCGCTCTCCCTGGCGCTTGAGAAAATCGTTCAGCTGCTGCCTTGGCTGTCCGTTCCGCTAAGCGGAAGACCGGATATTATTATCCGCAACGGCGTCATTGATGTTCGGGCAATGCGAAGAAACAAGCTGGACATGCATCAGATCGGCATGCTGCTGCGCGAGCAGAGCGTCTTCAGCGTCAGAGAGGTTGCGTACGCCATATTCGAAACAAACGGCAACCTCAGCGTCATGCGCAAATCAAGCGAGGCCCCGCCGGCTAGAGGAGAGCTTGATTTACCGGAGCAGCCGGTCAGCCTGCCGCGGATCCTCATGGACCAGGGCTATGTTCAGCATGACGAGCTTCGGGAGCTCGGACGCGATGAGGCATGGCTGCTCCAGCAGCTCCAGCTGCAAGGAATTAAGCGGATTAAGGATGTATTCTATGCAGAGTGGTCGGAGTCGGAGGGGCTCTTCGTGCAGAAGAAGTAA
- a CDS encoding alpha/beta fold hydrolase: MSQFESWSYGYPPVTNYYVPAQPLSYSNPWGNVPYYPGYSAQDGHHRATQPLTFVLIHGSWGDASYWDQVAADLRKEGHTVYTPEYAGHGADTNKNVTHADITRSVVNYIVSRNLKNMILVGHSFGGSVIQKAAEQIPDRIKRLVFMNAYVLNDGESIADEVPPAAAQAFSQLRAASKDDTIMLPYPLFRETFVNLADATLASQLYNKVKPEPAKPFYEKLDLKKFYTLPTPRSYLYLTTDGVLPQGEGFGWHPHMSDRLGVFRLIKTPGDHFSTVKTEPARIAEKLYEAARD, translated from the coding sequence ATGAGTCAATTCGAATCATGGTCTTATGGATATCCGCCTGTAACCAATTACTATGTTCCTGCACAGCCTCTTTCGTATTCGAATCCATGGGGCAACGTCCCTTACTACCCTGGCTATTCCGCCCAAGACGGCCATCATCGGGCCACGCAGCCGTTAACCTTCGTGCTCATTCACGGCTCCTGGGGCGACGCCAGCTACTGGGACCAGGTTGCAGCGGACCTGCGCAAGGAGGGCCATACCGTCTATACCCCCGAATACGCAGGACACGGCGCCGACACGAATAAGAATGTCACCCACGCGGATATTACGAGGTCCGTCGTCAACTATATCGTTTCGCGAAATCTTAAAAATATGATCTTGGTCGGACACAGCTTCGGCGGGTCCGTGATTCAAAAAGCAGCGGAACAAATTCCGGACCGGATCAAACGCCTCGTGTTCATGAACGCATACGTGCTCAATGACGGCGAATCGATTGCCGACGAAGTCCCGCCGGCTGCCGCACAAGCTTTTTCCCAGCTGCGCGCAGCCTCCAAGGACGATACGATCATGCTGCCGTACCCGCTGTTTCGCGAGACGTTCGTGAACCTCGCGGACGCCACGCTGGCGAGCCAGCTGTATAATAAAGTGAAACCGGAGCCGGCAAAGCCGTTTTACGAGAAGCTTGATCTCAAGAAATTCTATACGCTGCCTACGCCAAGAAGCTATTTGTATCTCACCACAGACGGCGTTCTTCCCCAAGGCGAAGGCTTCGGCTGGCACCCGCATATGTCCGACAGACTCGGCGTGTTCCGCCTGATTAAGACGCCGGGCGATCATTTCTCAACGGTCAAAACCGAACCGGCGCGCATCGCAGAGAAGCTGTACGAAGCCGCGCGCGATTAA
- a CDS encoding WG repeat-containing protein, with protein MYDLRIRKPIQLQIDEPRAAIGLFPASVKLVGGTKWGYIDSSGRMALAPQFSDARDFQQNGLAIAADQKGSYGAIDASGCYRIPPVYDSINDFAERRAVAIDKQGFKLINERGKVLTKRAYPFIADMKEGRSVFYVTDAGSDAGNSRYGYLDAQGKEIIPAQFEEAGDFKNRKAVIKIKDNEYALIGPTGRRLADYPYAYVGPLGDGMLAFQRDTAGKYGYLNERGDVVLQPAYTSAFTFRNDRAIVNTAEDYKSSYGVINKAGTFIVKAAYNDIRDLGNDRLALGRAIDPEQPFVGSMYAIADWNGNLLSAFLYQDVSDFDGELASVTDGKETYFIDRSGKPAPGYPNVSGIGTLTLEEGGLIKAFVDRRLSYLNRAGRIIWKQNTVIPLQPPYFVKEMKYKPNPDYLVYYPQVEGMASGAAQATVNTRLKEMSQVKPIPSNKKLDYSYIGDFEVAFFKMKLLQLELSGYNFPFGAAHGMPTKTYAIINLSNGRMYALQDLFKPGSDYVKELSAIVGRQIQDDPQYEYVFPGSYKGIRPDQPFYVTENALHLYFEPYEIAPYAAGFPTFTIPFAQIRGIINTSGEFWKLFHS; from the coding sequence ATGTACGACTTGCGGATTAGAAAACCGATACAGCTGCAGATCGATGAACCGCGGGCGGCAATTGGATTATTTCCCGCCTCGGTGAAGCTAGTAGGCGGGACGAAATGGGGCTATATCGACAGCAGCGGCCGCATGGCGCTTGCGCCGCAGTTCAGCGATGCGCGCGATTTTCAGCAGAATGGGCTCGCGATCGCAGCCGATCAGAAAGGAAGCTACGGCGCGATTGACGCTTCCGGGTGCTACCGGATTCCGCCCGTGTATGATTCCATCAACGATTTCGCAGAACGCCGAGCGGTCGCGATTGATAAACAAGGCTTCAAGCTGATTAACGAGCGAGGCAAGGTGTTGACCAAGCGTGCCTATCCGTTCATCGCGGATATGAAAGAGGGCCGGTCAGTATTCTACGTCACAGACGCCGGCAGCGATGCGGGGAACAGCCGCTACGGCTATTTGGATGCACAGGGTAAAGAGATTATTCCCGCTCAGTTCGAGGAAGCTGGCGACTTTAAGAACCGCAAGGCGGTCATCAAAATCAAGGACAATGAATATGCCCTGATCGGCCCGACCGGCCGCAGGCTTGCCGATTATCCATATGCTTACGTTGGCCCGCTCGGCGATGGCATGCTTGCCTTCCAACGGGATACCGCGGGCAAATACGGGTACTTGAACGAACGCGGCGACGTCGTCCTTCAACCGGCGTATACGTCGGCATTTACCTTCCGCAATGATCGGGCGATTGTCAATACGGCAGAGGATTACAAGTCGAGCTACGGCGTCATTAACAAAGCGGGAACGTTCATTGTCAAGGCCGCCTATAACGATATTCGCGATCTAGGCAATGATCGGCTGGCGCTCGGGCGGGCGATCGATCCGGAGCAGCCTTTCGTGGGCTCGATGTATGCGATTGCGGATTGGAACGGCAATCTGCTGTCGGCGTTTCTGTATCAGGACGTCTCTGATTTTGATGGCGAACTGGCTTCGGTTACCGATGGGAAGGAGACCTATTTCATTGATCGCAGCGGCAAGCCGGCACCCGGCTATCCGAATGTGAGCGGCATCGGCACGCTGACGCTGGAGGAAGGCGGCTTGATTAAAGCCTTCGTCGATCGGCGTCTCTCGTATTTGAACAGGGCCGGACGCATCATATGGAAGCAGAATACGGTCATTCCGCTGCAGCCGCCGTATTTTGTGAAGGAAATGAAGTATAAGCCCAATCCGGACTATCTTGTCTATTATCCGCAGGTGGAAGGCATGGCAAGCGGCGCGGCGCAGGCGACGGTCAATACGAGGCTGAAGGAAATGTCGCAGGTAAAGCCGATTCCTTCGAATAAGAAGCTGGACTACTCGTATATCGGCGACTTCGAGGTCGCTTTCTTCAAGATGAAGCTGCTGCAGCTGGAGCTAAGCGGCTACAACTTCCCGTTCGGCGCGGCACACGGCATGCCGACGAAGACGTACGCGATCATTAATTTATCGAACGGACGCATGTACGCACTGCAGGACTTGTTTAAGCCGGGCAGCGACTACGTGAAGGAATTAAGCGCCATCGTAGGCAGGCAGATTCAAGACGATCCGCAGTACGAGTATGTATTTCCAGGGAGCTATAAAGGCATTCGTCCAGATCAGCCGTTCTACGTCACGGAGAATGCGCTTCATCTGTACTTCGAGCCTTACGAGATTGCGCCGTATGCCGCAGGCTTCCCGACCTTCACAATACCGTTCGCACAGATTAGAGGAATCATCAATACGAGCGGGGAATTTTGGAAATTGTTCCATTCTTAA
- a CDS encoding DMT family transporter, with protein sequence MSERTVLGKLWGVSLLWGCNYVASAYLLRDFSPILLSFTRLLVMSLFLISVALINQTMRRPTKREWGLLVLAGITGTLINQLFYFTGLEHSTAGNAALIIALSPIATTMLSRIFLKETVTSTKLAGAVLALVGVVCIVLYGGKSVGISKGDIYLLLAMLGMSVSLLFIRKLTIAMSSYEVTIYATVIGTLMMSPAVGFESIGGHSHLSHQPMAWVLLVCVAVIGQGLAGFWWNQGIAVVGASTSAMFMNIPPFIAIIVSHFVLGDPIRIAQIAGGILILAGVAITNMKRRAPQAVQLSLDSNR encoded by the coding sequence ATGTCGGAACGTACTGTACTAGGAAAGCTTTGGGGCGTGTCGCTCTTGTGGGGCTGCAATTATGTGGCAAGCGCCTACTTGCTGCGCGATTTCTCGCCGATTTTGTTATCTTTCACTCGCTTGTTGGTGATGTCGCTGTTCTTGATCTCCGTCGCATTGATTAATCAGACAATGAGGCGCCCAACCAAGCGGGAGTGGGGGCTGCTGGTGCTTGCAGGCATTACCGGGACGCTTATTAACCAATTGTTCTATTTCACAGGGCTGGAGCACTCAACCGCAGGGAACGCCGCACTCATTATTGCGTTGTCTCCCATTGCAACGACGATGCTTTCGCGAATCTTTCTGAAGGAGACAGTCACGTCAACGAAGCTGGCTGGAGCCGTGCTCGCATTGGTCGGTGTCGTGTGCATCGTGCTGTACGGCGGCAAATCGGTCGGCATTTCCAAAGGCGATATCTACTTGCTGCTCGCGATGCTAGGCATGTCTGTCAGCCTGCTGTTCATTCGCAAGCTGACTATCGCGATGTCCTCGTACGAGGTGACGATCTATGCGACGGTCATTGGGACCCTCATGATGTCGCCGGCGGTTGGCTTCGAATCCATCGGCGGACATTCCCACTTAAGCCATCAGCCCATGGCTTGGGTGCTGCTCGTATGCGTAGCCGTTATCGGCCAAGGGCTGGCGGGCTTCTGGTGGAATCAAGGCATCGCCGTCGTCGGAGCATCCACGAGCGCAATGTTCATGAATATTCCGCCGTTCATTGCGATCATCGTCAGCCACTTCGTGCTTGGCGATCCAATCCGCATCGCGCAAATTGCCGGCGGGATTCTCATACTGGCCGGCGTCGCTATTACCAATATGAAGCGCCGTGCGCCGCAGGCGGTGCAATTAAGCTTGGATTCTAATCGGTAG